DNA from Ptychodera flava strain L36383 chromosome 15, AS_Pfla_20210202, whole genome shotgun sequence:
TTTGTTTATTaatatagaaatattgatgAATGGAATATTCACGAGCAATTGTATTTTCGGTGCCAATGCATAAATCATACATTCTGATAATGGATATTTAATCACATACTCAAGCGTTTGCTGGTAATATTTGCTGGTATTGGAGACTGACTTGAAGCATTGTTCACGTTGCAGTTGTCAAAATATGTCTCAGAAATCTTGATGGGTTTTAGCAGTGGATATGCCATGAAATTGCCAATGGCAACACAATTAGATAAGGGAAATCAAAGGAGCTGACACTCTATTCAGAGTTATCGACAAAGTTAATAATGAATTGTGATATAGCTGCTCGGCATTTACTGAGtgaaatgtcaattttcattGAGTTTGAGTCAAGGCTTTTGTTGAATCGATTTTCAATACCTTCTATGCAGGGTACCTGTTGATTGACAATTGTAGGTTAGAGTTTATTTATGGTTTCAATGCTGATTTTAGATTATCAATATTAATAAGAAAAAATATGAGCAGCACGTCAATACAGTAATAGTGCCTTGAATGTAGCCATTAAAATTGTCGAAATGCCCTGTGATTTATTGTATATTACTTCCCAGTaccattttgtgatatttaaacattatattaatatttttgtgtttactGTAAGATTTATTTATGACAGAGATGAAAATCATAAACCTTGTTGACGATAGGATTGTTCACAGTTTCTCTCGGGAACAGTGAAAGAAACACTAATTGTTATTTCACATTGAGACACATAAACATTGTATTGaagtaaatattgaaaaatatacatTCTAGTATCaaggttttcaaattttttttcaaacaggtTGCAAGTGGTGATTATATAAACAGGTTGCAAGTGATgattatataaaatatacaaatggtGTATACGGCTTCATGATCATGgatcttttgataattttttaaagggaaaactggtcaaaattaatgaatatcATGTCACATTTGTTGGTGTCCCAATAAAAGAAAATGAACAGTAGTGTGCTGGCAAAGTTTACTTaaaagaaaaattgtcaatGGTAAAGTACCAACCCAATTATATACTATGAAATATTTCTTTGTAAGTTTAATTTAATTACTTCTGCTAAAATTGTTTGCTGCCAGTCTGGGGTGAGATCTCAATTGCGTGACCTGACCCATGAAGGGTATGTACAGACCATGTACAGACACAGGGACCGTGTTCAGACCAAAGAGACATACCGCTGTTGCCAAGCAACTGGCGGTTTGACAAGCCCACAGACCACTTGAAATCCTGACATTATCTCTGTATTTATTTGATTGCACAATCTGCACTGAAGCCCTCTTAAGCCAAAAGGGGCACTAAAAAGTCTACTAAAGTGATAACGTTGAGATAGAGCCAACAAAAAGAAGTCGGTTTACACACATTACTGTGGTTTATCTGATGTTGACCAAAGGCCTGGATTTCTGGTCAGCCATGCTTAAATATTTATCGCTAATTCCCTTGTTGTGGTGCAGGCAAACTTTAACCTTAGAAAGAATATTTAGATGTTGTAATAAGGTCACGTGGCAGGTCAACAGAGTCAATACAATCAGTGCAAGCATAATAATTGTCTGTTAGAGTTTGTTAATAATCTGCTTTCTAAagataaattaatatttgaaattttctcttaatttctaAATGATTATTTCAACTTGCAGGTGGTTTCTGCAAGTCTTCCAGATAAACCTCTACCCCTGCacactgcaattttttttccctaaAAATATCAGggaaacattttaccaatttttatgattttttctgtaattttttccataattttggaCCTTATGGACAAATTTTCATGGGCTacacttttttgatcaaaattttgggaaaaacagacaaaaattgtctaaatctgaaaaaaattgttggtgTTATATTGTATAtaggcaaaaattgactttagcactcaaaggattaTTACAACCACACTGGGTGATGTTCAgattaatatttgaaaaaaaaaatgcaatggTTATGAGTTTTTTCCTATGACACAGgctttcatcttttttttttgtcttgtttccttttcaatttgaaattgaaaaacttgTAGCAAGGtgtaaatatcagaaaatttgacacaattatttcattttaatatctgtttgtttttaaatgaaagttacagttttgaaaaaattatgagGCTGCAAAGGAAATGGTGAATAATTTCCTTGACAAAATTGTAAACCAAATTGGGAGAATATGTCATTCTACAGTATTAATATATAGCAGTCTAATATGCcatttattgacaaaactatactAAGGGATCAAAGAGCTACCCTTTAATATACTACAAAGAAATAGCAAGTTATTTTTAGACTCAAATAATTGTATGTTAATCTCAAATAACCAAATGAAATTGGATGAGAAAATACAGTGGTGttgctattgaattttcaaCTAATCAATAGTGTGtacttaatttaatttaatatgatatgcaaatgaatcccCTATGTGTAGTGTCATATTACCAGTGGTAAAGTTTGCCAGGTTACAAAACATATCATGAGAAATCCGTCAAAGTAATTTGGCCACTGaagtaaagtaaaatatttgcaCTGGCAATCCAACAAATAGTTCTCTTTTATGTAGCGGTAGACTTTTAAAAAGTAAACCTGTTCTATTGTGTCCTTTGAGAATTCCCCTGAGAGTGTAATACATCCATGTTGTTTTAATGAGTAGGTGTTTTAGGTGATCCATTACAGTGGAATTCTATGATGAGACGATTGCTTTATCATGTCTCTCATAAGAGACACAACATACATTGTGGCATGCACTGTGGGTATTATAAAATGTGGTTTTGGGAAAGCTATCAATTCCTGGCAAAATTTATGGACTAATCACATTGCATTGATTCTTCCTCACAGTAGGTACACTGCATTATAAATAATACAGTGTGTGGTAGGTTTTTTAGACATTACCTTGTAATATGGAATTCAATTTATAGCAacttgtttttataaatttggcaaaatttctGATGTTATAACAATAAGAAATTTTACCCAAGGCATTCtgaataaaaattgcaaaagaaaaaaaattaatggaaaattaaataattactGGTACTGTAGATcttgcttaaggtagtatgggcctcgcaagtgaaatatttaaacttttgctcaaacactcctgaattaaactttcaaccattctctttcaaaatcaacaatacaaATCGGGCCTCACTGTGCAAACTTTAGAACAAGCAAACCAAatcacccaacattttgcgatattctgaattcaaaatggctgccattcctgtgttaactctatggggaaaaataaaattttggatttttgaaaaactaagctggtgaaagtttttctttctccaagagctttaaaatgaacccccgcaagtggtagatcagaaaagaattgtagaaatttgagagtctgactctctgtccctgaggtgcttTCTACCTTcatccaaaatttatttttacctgatgcacatttttgactttgaagatacagattgTGTCATGGATAGCCtaatgttcaaaatttctgcaacctaaattttatatttgaaacAGTATTACATTTGATTTAAAACATAATGAGATACCAACACAAATGTGATATTTCCATGCAATGTTGTACAGTTCTCTGATTTCtcacatttttttttgcagtCGTTTGGTGGTAGCAAGACATTGCCGGCAGCAGTGAGGCCATTTCCCTGTCCTTCATTGCACACATCTCACTTTGATATCGGAATCACAAAAGACAGGTACAGAGACACTCACTACGGAAAAACATACTTCAGTAAAGAGACAAGGCATGTAAGTACAAAACAACACATTGTGTTTCTTTCACCTGTACTCAAAATAACAATTCAATAGAATTGGTTAATGTTTGACCAATGAATATTCTCCATTGATATCCTCATTATCATATCATTTGCATACTCTAAGCCTTCCATATTGTTTgcataaatttataaatttttttaTGATATCAAACATGAGATAACATTTGATAACAAACATTGGTGAAAGCAATTCTATACATACATGAAATCCAGTCACACCTGATTGTCTAATTTGTTgttataaatgattttcattGATGTAGGCATAGCCATGAATTTGCTTCAAGCTCTCCAAGTATAAATCACGATATAAACTGTTGCCTAAAttgttttacttatttttttgtttcagccAAACGAAACTCACTATCCGTCCCTCGTCCATCGATCATTCAACATTCGAGGTGCTGACATGCAGGATGTCCTAACCAGGAAGAGTTGGCAACCAAACTATTGGAGTTCATATGCAGATGTGCATACCAGACTTGGTCTTCAGAGAGGGCCGGGTGCTCCCAGACCCGACCCAGCAAAGATAAATTATGATATTCTGAACGGTAAGTTGGAAAGTGCTCATACTGGAGTGGCCAAATCAGTGCTTTGTTAAATTTGActgaaaaaacataagaatcaCATTAGGGGATCTGACTACAAAAATGAACTAAAACAGGTGCAAAAAGGCAAAAATGTGTGTCTGTGCGATGTCTGTTAGCAGAAGTCAATGTCACGGGCAAAGTGCTTTGTTATGGTTAAAAACCTAGTTGTGATCAGTGCTGTTGCTATGTATTTGACGCACGGGATCTTTATGTCTTCAATAAGTTTTGTAGTTTCAAACAACAATGTGTCTTTTTGAAATTGCAGGCAGAAGGATAGGACCTGAAATTCCCGCAGATCACCACAGAATGTCCGGAAATCGCAAACTCTATGATGTCAGAAAAGATGCTCAGGATTATTTTATTCTTGGATAAGCCgtctttattttgtaaactcttcaaatgttatttatttaagATATTTTTTAAGTCTCTGTTTtggttttgacatttttttgtttAAGTGGTCATGTATTGTATGTCATTTAAGCTTTTGTGACAAActctatatggtgtattttgtCATGGAGTGGGTTTGGGTTTGAAATACAGCAAggtattcatgaaaattgtgtatggTTGATACTAACACTGCCACTCACTATCAGGCCTGCAGGgtagattaaaaataataaaaggcTGCTTTTTAGATGAATTCTTTGTAATATACTGAGATTCCAGAATAATTACCAAAGTCATGTCAAGTTATCACTGTTGCATATCATGGTTTAGATTCTGCTTTGAAGGTTGATGTCAATTCTTTCTGACGTTGAGTAGTTGAGTTTTGTGCACTTAGGTGCTGAAATTCACAGTGACATGCTACTCAATGGCAATTTAGTTGTTTCCTCTCCTAAATtacggacacacacacaacaccAATAATGTTGGTTAATTGCCACTTTCGCAAGTAATATTTGTTTGTTGGTCAGTATTGATGGCATGACTTATGCCTTGGCTTTAAGACCACAAGCTGTTGAAGTGAATGTCATATTTGGGCTTTCGTTTTCATAAGTGTACATCTGTATAGATAAAAGCTGCTGTTTATAGTCATGGTGTGGTTACATTACAgggaatattttcaaatttcacacaCATGTATGCTACCACTTTGCCAAAATGGAGTACACAATTGTGTGAAGAAGCTTTTGTGCCTTCTGTAGTTAAAGTCTCAAGTAGGCTGTGAGGTTACTCCGTCCATTGAACCAGAGTTTTGTGTTGAAATTACTCAAAGTTTACTGAAAAACTAAGATAGTACACCACTTGCATTGTGTAAATGCAGTAATACTGCTATGAgctgtaaaaaatgaaaatcattattattgaaagtttgagaaCAGTGTAATCGTGGCAGAAATTCAAATTGGTATTTGATTGTGATTGAAGGAAATTTCTAAAGATAATGGCTTTCTTCCGTGCAGGATATTAGCTATCTATCTTgatactgcatcaaattgaaTACATTAACTGATATATTGTATATAAATGATtgattttgtaaacattttttacATACCAAATCTTTGAagtattacgttttgtgaacaAAGTCAACATATGTTGTTGATAAGAATTTCAGTGCATGGAATTGTGTTGCATGtctgatgaaaattaaattcataTAATGTATacaatttttgttctgaaaacaGAAAGCATCACATGTATTATAAGCAATAAGGGTGTAttgaaaattattgtaaattacagtaaatttcaGGCTCATTTGAAATCTGAAGTTGTTCCTTCTTGCTGGACTTCAATCCCGCCTACAGAAACTTGTCCTTCGCTGAAAACCAAGAACAATTAATGTTACGCTGTAACATGTGGCTGGGTGAATATTTTTGTCACCATGATGGTTTAACCACATTGTTTGCTGTCATGGGATTTGATGCAAATGTACAGATGTGGTGATGTGTATGAAATAATAGGACACACTGTTGGGATATGTAAAATCTGAAGTATAGAAATTATTGTTCCAACTATCAGATTGCGATAATGTAATTGAATAAACCATCAGGATGTATataaagtttgtaaaatttctgtttttaaagAGAAGTTACTTTTCTACTTTTATAACGTATATGAATGTTAATAAAAAAAGATGGAAGTTTGTAAAATAAAGAGTGGTTTTCTATCAAAGTAATTCTTGTatgtgaattttatgcatttattGAAAGAGTAGATCCTTATTGTGTGTGCGGAATATGGTTCATGAACACAGCTGTAATCGCGATATCAGGTTACATATTACTGGTTCTTTAATGATAAAGTGGAGACTgcttacagcagctatcagtacCAGTCATCAGCCAGTTTCAGAACTTAGAGGTACGCACGATGAGCTGAGGTATTCATAATAGTTTGCTAGGTATGTAGAGATGTTTTCAAAAACAGGTAGCACAATCAAAGATCTGTATCAATGGTCAGGTTGGTACACACACAGGGTACAGTGTACCTATCTGAACAGTTGTTAGTATGATCCCTAAATGGTACTTGAAGTACGGTCAATAACATagctttacataaatatacgcAATTTTGTAATACACTAGGATTGTAAGCCTTTGTTCAGCAGAGATTCAAGTAAATCCACCCTATTACATCATTCAATGGATATTTAAAGCTCTGATAATTCAAGTAAGGTTTTGTTTTCTGCTGTCGAGTACAAAGTTCTCTTGACTTTAATAGGTACGGATACATGAGAATATTGGCATTACGTTGAAATCATTTGTCATTGAACACAATAAAATTCTTGTATTGGTAGGCGCTGTTAGAATTGGTAGGTGTGGCATGGAGAAACACATCtgtaatattttgtaacagcaGAAAAGTTAACACGTATGAGTTGCTTAACACATGGACAAGTACACCACATGTATTTTTAAtctagaataacatttttattaaaacaTAACCACTATTAATGATAGAATCTACATACACAAACTGCGTACAActtacaaatacagaaaaaaaattacagtagtATTGCTATCCCAACAcctaaagaaaaacaaaaaacatgggTTAAATCATGGACCTACATTTGCCATCCTACGGTTGTATCACCGACAACTACAATACAATATTTCTGTATACCTAGAATAATGAGCTTAATACAGAAGGTAGGGATCGATAGCTAACAAATTTTGCTACAAGGTGTCAAATACATCCAAGTTGGTGCTACAGAATACAGAAtcaatacaaagacaaaaatcaaagaaaatgttACTAGGGTAACTTTTAAAATCTGACTTCTCTGGAATATATTGTTTTGTCTTCACTAACTGGCTAGGTGAACGCACACAGGCAGACTCCAACAAAGAACAAACATATCATACAGAATAAGCAGTTTCGCATGCCTAACTTCAGCTGAGGGTCATTCGTGTAAGTGAATACGTTTTATTTGCTGTGTCGCCGTACTCTTCTGCATTTTTGTATTCTCCTCATAACAAAGCCACAGTTTAGTGTCTAACTATGATGTcgaaatgcaatttttttcgtgggaagtattttgtaatatttgacaTGAATCCGCTTTGTAACTTAAGAGACAATGGTAACACTGCACATTACACTGTTTGATGATCTCATCAATATCACATGGGTGACATATGTTATAAGGCTGTCAAGTGACCAGACCCTATACCTACAGTCCAAaggtttgttgtttttataaagTATTACGTATGGTGGAATTGCTAAGCTTTGAAATGGTGAAGTTGCCAGGTGTCATTTTTCCAGCGAGTTGAATACAATTTCTCTGTGAAATGCACATGTATCTGAGGGTACATAGACAGATTCAGTGGGTAGGTCTGTGGTTGAGCACTGTTTTGAGTTGACAGGCAGGTACTAGGTAGTTTGCGAGAAACTCGTGTCATCAGAGTTGTACCCACACATGTACTGCCAGACAAGttattttttcattgattatgtGACATGATGCCAACAAAACTATATGACGTCACAGATTACATCGCATCCAGTTTATTGCATGTCTTCATGTGAAATCATGTTTTTTCATGAAGTTTACAACCTACTCCTGTGTGTGGAGATGTGTGTGTGCTGAATGTACACGGACCACTGCAGCTGAAGTTGGGCTTTGCGGAAAAACAAATAGTGCTATAAACGAAGAAAGACAAAAGTACATGGAATATGAACAGATTAACATGGTCAACTCCATACACAACTAGGATTCTGGGATAGCTAAGGCATTGTTTCACTCAACTCTGAACAACATAAATGTGTTACATTTTGGTCCATCTAGATGATATCTATTTagcaccatcatcatcatcatcatcatcatcatcatcatcacgacTTAAACAGAAATATACATATTCTGGCCCATCTAAAGGACTATCTATGAAACAAATAGCACAAGCACACTGGTCTCTGAATCTAAAATTGCCTACAAGATTTACATGCTGTGTGCTAAACTGCAGTCCTTGTGATTGGTAGCCATACAATTATTTTCCACCAATGCTTGAGCGAGACAAAGTGTCAAATTCTATCAGTTGGAGCGCACATTCTGTTTGTCACTGACCACCAACCACCATGGACACTGCAGATTTCAACATCAGCAACATGACTGCGACATCAAAATAGGGAAAAGGGTTGGAATTTTGACCTTGAATGACTGACATGCCATTTGactggtttaaccctttcaatgTCAGACTTGAGTACACGCCCTTTGTTTTGGATAGAGTGGGTAGACCTATATACTTGAGTTGAAACAGAGTTGAAAGTGGTGGTAGAAAATGATTTTCTATAGCATTTTGACAGTGACACTGtaaatctttcaaatttggatACTCTACTAATTTCACACACCAAGGGAAATTGATGACCACCTCTACTGTTTTTCAGACGTTAGCTTTGGAAAGTTGAAACAAtctttggggtttttttttcattcatttaaaAAACAGCCCAATACATGTAGTAGTCTGTGATTAAGGACACTTTTAGATGTGGAACACCATACATAAATTGAGGGCAAAACTTTTTGTCAGCATTAAAAAATCACCAGCGAAATGGCACATCTGAATTGCAGTGAGCACATAAAAGTAAACCATGTGACCTTTGTCATGATTccatgaactttgaacttttacAGTGACGACACTGAAATATgtgagaaaatatcaaaatacactcaccaaaacaaaacaagtaaactgttaacaaaaaaaaactatacCTTTCCTAGCCCACTATTAAACATATTTCTCAAATTAGAATTCAACATTGGaagaaaatttggaaaaaaaaaacattaacacATCATATTAGGCTAAACTAGCCTACAGGTATTTCAGAATGAGCGTAGCATGCTTATTTTAACATAAATGACTAACAGTAAGTCATGACTTGTGCCTCAAAATTTACTCAATGACAAAGGATGGTTTTTTTCCCCAGCACATAAAGCATTAGCCCTACTACATACAACTAGTCCTTGCGGGATTTTCAATTTGAAGACATTCTCTGAGACTCCATGGTCTACAGAAACGCTCCTAATTCTCAACTAACTTCCTTTTTTTTTCGTcagttttttctatttttaagtTACGGTGTATTACTGATGTGTTGAATCTCTGTTGGTTCAGTTTCTAGCTTCCAAATGTCGGGCTATATTCGGGATCAgacttcaaaaaacaaaatattggcaTGTTTAGGATGAGACACAAAAAGGGGTGAAAATGAACCAGCACAGTTGTTTGGGCTGACACTTGTGAATTCTAAAGCTGGATATTATTACACAGATAGGAAGACTACAGCCATATCAGGGTATTTCTGCTGGATTTGTAACATCTATCATAATTCTAGAGTGAAAGGAGAAGTCTGGGAAAGGGTTTTTTTTATCACTGTAGCAAGATAGCGTCTCatgtttttccatttttgaatttATAATAACTAGCGAATGTGCTCTTTATTTCTCCGTAATATTCTTACCATCAGAAAAAGAATGACTTTTTTTTTCTAGAAAGAAATATGCAGATGGATTTGAGAGTTTCATGAACTAACATTTCTGAATGCTGGAGagtttttttatcattatttttcccttttctaccatcatttttttttgtataatcACTTATATCTGTCTGCAGTATTTCTTAACACAGGCATGTGGGAGCCATGGTGTTACTGGAATACGTTATGACCATAGGCTCCCACAAAAAGAATGTTCACACACTGTACCCTTGACGACCAACCCTTTCCAGGGTCCACATTACTGTGCCTCTTTGAGTATGATTGTCATAGGTCGTCTTTGTTtggctttttttatttcaatcggtACATTGGAACTGCCGGGACTGACTGGGTTACAGCATTTGGCAGTTGGCTGGTGTAGAATAT
Protein-coding regions in this window:
- the LOC139151822 gene encoding uncharacterized protein, with amino-acid sequence MAPPTSAPVGTRAWAKPSALLQGHSAATILTNRAKDITVISDVPYKERKLYVPPDRPPRGTRSMHRTTLTLEKSPVDTNYTTSTMSSFGGSKTLPAAVRPFPCPSLHTSHFDIGITKDRYRDTHYGKTYFSKETRHPNETHYPSLVHRSFNIRGADMQDVLTRKSWQPNYWSSYADVHTRLGLQRGPGAPRPDPAKINYDILNGRRIGPEIPADHHRMSGNRKLYDVRKDAQDYFILG